In a single window of the Marinitoga sp. 38H-ov genome:
- a CDS encoding YgeY family selenium metabolism-linked hydrolase, which translates to MTTLELAEKYREDIVKFMSKLIKARSYSGEEKEVIQVIKEEMEKVGFDEVIIDGLGNILGRIGNGKHVIAMDAHIDTVEVGNPDLWDKDPFSGDWDDEWVYGRGASDQKAGMCSMVYGMKILKDLNLLDDFTVYVTGTVMEEDCDGLCWRYIIEEEKIKPDFVVISEPTSLNVYRGHRGRIEFRIKTVGLSAHASAPERGDNAIYKMAKIINEIEKLNENLHYDPFLGKGTIVVSQIFFKSPSHNAVPDECVIHIDRRLTAGETKESAFEEIREIFKKTGIDAEIVELTYSKPSYTGIEYPVEKYFPTWVFPEDADIVQAAKETYIRTFGSEPLIDKWTFSTNGIATAGVYGIPTVGFGPGDEKYAHAPNEKVKIEHLVKAAAFYANFPKTLVEKSK; encoded by the coding sequence TTGACAACATTAGAATTAGCAGAAAAATATCGAGAAGACATTGTAAAGTTTATGAGCAAATTAATAAAAGCTCGAAGTTATTCAGGTGAAGAAAAAGAAGTTATACAAGTAATTAAAGAAGAGATGGAAAAAGTTGGTTTTGATGAGGTTATTATTGATGGTCTAGGAAATATTCTAGGTAGAATAGGTAACGGAAAACATGTTATTGCAATGGATGCACATATTGATACTGTTGAAGTTGGAAATCCAGACTTATGGGATAAAGATCCTTTTAGTGGTGACTGGGATGATGAATGGGTTTATGGTAGAGGAGCATCAGATCAAAAAGCTGGTATGTGTTCAATGGTATATGGAATGAAAATACTAAAAGATCTAAATCTTCTTGATGATTTTACAGTTTATGTAACAGGAACCGTTATGGAAGAAGATTGTGATGGATTGTGTTGGAGATATATTATTGAAGAAGAAAAAATAAAACCTGATTTTGTAGTTATATCTGAACCAACAAGTTTAAACGTATATAGAGGTCATAGGGGAAGAATAGAATTTAGAATAAAAACTGTTGGTCTTTCCGCTCATGCAAGCGCTCCTGAAAGAGGAGACAATGCTATATATAAAATGGCAAAAATCATAAATGAAATAGAAAAGTTAAATGAAAATCTTCATTATGATCCATTTTTAGGAAAAGGAACAATAGTTGTTTCACAAATATTCTTTAAATCACCTTCACATAATGCAGTTCCAGATGAATGTGTAATTCATATAGATAGAAGATTAACAGCTGGAGAAACAAAAGAAAGTGCTTTTGAAGAAATAAGAGAAATATTTAAAAAGACAGGTATAGATGCAGAAATTGTAGAATTGACTTATTCAAAACCATCATATACAGGAATTGAATACCCTGTAGAAAAATATTTTCCAACATGGGTATTTCCTGAAGATGCAGATATTGTTCAAGCTGCTAAAGAAACATATATTAGAACATTTGGTTCTGAACCTTTAATTGATAAATGGACTTTTAGCACTAATGGTATAGCAACAGCTGGGGTCTACGGTATTCCTACAGTAGGTTTCGGACCTGGAGATGAAAAGTATGCTCATGCTCCAAATGAAAAAGTAAAAATTGAGCATTTAGTAAAGGCAGCTGCATTTTATGCTAATTTTCCAAAGACATTAGTAGAAAAATCAAAATAA
- the nth gene encoding endonuclease III, whose translation MNILKSKKEVKKILDILSKTYTNPQTVLKYNNNFELLIAVMLSAQTTDNQVNKVTPKLFEKFKTPEDFAKLEPEELEKYIKGVGLYKTKSKNIIKTAKILVEKYNGKIPETREELIKLPGVGRKTANVILSVALGKDAIAVDTHVFRVANRIGLANSKDVRGTEEDLMKVIPKELWGKAHHWLIFHGRNTCKARNPKCGECPIKDYCDYYKK comes from the coding sequence ATGAACATATTGAAATCAAAAAAAGAAGTAAAAAAAATCTTAGATATTTTATCAAAAACTTATACAAATCCTCAAACAGTTTTAAAATACAACAATAATTTCGAACTATTAATAGCTGTTATGCTTTCTGCTCAAACCACTGATAATCAGGTAAATAAAGTAACTCCTAAATTATTTGAAAAGTTTAAAACACCAGAAGATTTTGCAAAATTAGAACCAGAAGAATTAGAAAAATACATAAAAGGAGTGGGTTTATATAAGACAAAAAGTAAAAATATTATAAAGACTGCTAAAATTCTTGTAGAAAAATATAATGGAAAAATACCTGAAACAAGAGAAGAATTAATTAAATTACCTGGTGTTGGAAGAAAAACTGCAAATGTTATTTTAAGCGTGGCTTTGGGCAAAGATGCTATAGCTGTTGATACACATGTCTTTAGGGTAGCAAATAGAATAGGCCTTGCTAATAGTAAAGATGTAAGAGGTACTGAAGAAGATTTAATGAAGGTTATTCCTAAAGAACTATGGGGAAAAGCTCATCATTGGTTAATATTTCACGGAAGAAATACTTGTAAAGCAAGAAATCCTAAATGTGGGGAATGTCCTATAAAAGATTACTGTGATTATTATAAAAAGTAA
- the rfbB gene encoding dTDP-glucose 4,6-dehydratase yields the protein MNILVTGVAGFIGSNFVYYYLEKYKDRKIIGLDKLTYAGNLENLENLTPEQKERFIFIKGDINNQELIEYIFETYKIEGIINFAAESHVDRSIHDPQIFLKTNIIGTQTLLNVAKKYWEIDTQKYKDGVKFLQVSTDEVYGSLGPTGYFTEKTPLDPHSPYSASKASADLIVKAYHDTYKMPTNITRCSNNYGPYQFPEKLIPLMINNALNHKELPVYGDGKQIRDWLYVTDHCRAIDLVFENGKTGEVYNIGGHNEKENIYIVKKIIEILREKTGDKEINECLIKHVKDRLGHDRRYGIDPTKIKEELGWEPEIMFDEGIEKTIEWYLENQDWMKRVISGEYLEFYDKNYGGTK from the coding sequence ATGAATATACTAGTAACAGGAGTAGCAGGATTTATAGGAAGTAATTTTGTATATTATTACTTAGAAAAATACAAAGATAGAAAAATAATAGGACTAGATAAACTAACTTATGCAGGAAATTTAGAAAATTTAGAAAATTTAACTCCAGAACAAAAAGAAAGGTTTATATTCATAAAAGGCGATATAAACAACCAAGAATTAATAGAATACATATTTGAAACATATAAAATAGAAGGAATAATAAACTTTGCAGCAGAAAGTCATGTAGATAGATCAATACATGATCCACAAATATTCTTAAAAACAAATATAATAGGAACACAAACATTATTAAATGTAGCAAAAAAATATTGGGAAATAGACACACAAAAATATAAAGATGGAGTAAAATTCTTACAAGTATCAACAGATGAAGTATATGGATCATTAGGACCAACAGGATACTTCACAGAAAAAACACCACTAGATCCACATAGTCCATATTCAGCAAGTAAAGCATCAGCAGACTTAATAGTAAAAGCATATCATGATACATATAAAATGCCAACAAACATAACAAGATGTTCAAACAATTATGGACCATATCAATTTCCAGAAAAATTAATACCATTAATGATAAATAACGCATTAAACCACAAAGAGTTACCAGTATATGGAGATGGAAAACAAATAAGAGATTGGTTATATGTAACAGATCATTGTAGAGCAATAGACTTAGTATTTGAAAATGGAAAAACAGGGGAAGTATATAACATAGGAGGACATAACGAAAAAGAAAACATATACATAGTAAAAAAGATAATAGAAATACTCAGAGAAAAAACAGGAGATAAAGAAATAAATGAATGTTTAATTAAACATGTAAAAGATAGACTAGGACATGATAGAAGATATGGAATAGATCCAACAAAAATAAAAGAAGAATTAGGATGGGAACCAGAAATAATGTTTGATGAAGGAATAGAAAAAACAATAGAATGGTATTTAGAAAATCAAGACTGGATGAAAAGAGTAATTTCTGGTGAGTATTTGGAGTTTTATGATAAAAATTATGGAGGGACTAAATGA
- a CDS encoding acyltransferase — MKTSFYTPEELKEFGFKSVGKNVLISRKASIYKPELIEIGDNVRIDDFCILSGKIRLSNFIHIAAGCHLFAGEAGIIMEDFTCTSGKVSVYAITDDYSGEYMTNSTIPLKYRNVINKSVKIEKHALVGAGSIVLPGVIIGVGSAVGSMSLVTKDVPEWTIVVGIPAKPLKERKKSILELEKKLREELNVE; from the coding sequence ATGAAAACAAGTTTTTATACACCTGAAGAGTTAAAAGAATTTGGGTTCAAATCTGTAGGAAAAAATGTTTTAATTAGCAGAAAAGCATCAATATATAAACCTGAATTAATTGAAATAGGAGATAATGTTAGGATAGATGATTTCTGTATTCTTTCAGGAAAAATAAGACTTAGTAATTTTATTCATATAGCAGCAGGTTGTCACTTATTTGCTGGCGAAGCTGGAATAATAATGGAAGATTTCACTTGCACATCTGGAAAAGTAAGCGTTTATGCTATTACAGATGACTATTCTGGAGAATACATGACAAATTCAACAATTCCATTAAAGTATCGAAATGTAATAAATAAATCCGTGAAAATAGAAAAACATGCTCTGGTTGGAGCTGGTAGTATAGTATTACCAGGTGTAATAATTGGTGTCGGTTCAGCTGTTGGTAGTATGTCATTAGTTACTAAAGATGTGCCTGAATGGACTATTGTTGTAGGGATACCAGCTAAACCTCTTAAGGAAAGAAAAAAAAGTATTCTAGAATTAGAAAAAAAACTTCGTGAAGAACTAAATGTGGAGTGA
- a CDS encoding DegT/DnrJ/EryC1/StrS family aminotransferase → MINVTRSIMPDYDKYIKKIEKLWENRWLSNNGKYLVELENSLEKRFETNCAVVSNGTLALLIALELFDFPEKAEIITTPFTFVATSGSIIWQKYKPIFVDIDPMTFNIDTSKIEEKITDKTKAILAVHVFGNPCDIEKIDEIAKKYELKIIYDAAHCFDVYYKKKSIYKLGEISIASFHATKVFHTIEGGALFSDNKELINRAKRLRNFGFNEKIEIVDKGINAKMNEFQAAMGLLNLEIVDEEIEKRKKRFELYKEKLKGLIKFQKLSNYITKYNYIYMPVLFENQDMRDLVYLQLKKEGYNTRKYFFPSLDEVYNSENQCRVSHNISKRILHLPLYGDLENENIERVCSIIENVAGVNK, encoded by the coding sequence GTGATAAATGTAACTAGAAGTATAATGCCAGATTATGATAAATATATAAAAAAGATAGAAAAACTTTGGGAAAATAGATGGTTATCGAATAATGGTAAATATTTAGTAGAACTTGAAAACTCACTTGAAAAAAGATTTGAAACTAATTGTGCTGTTGTTTCAAATGGAACATTAGCTTTGTTAATAGCATTAGAATTATTTGATTTTCCAGAAAAAGCTGAGATTATCACAACACCATTTACATTTGTAGCTACATCTGGATCGATAATATGGCAAAAATATAAACCTATATTTGTAGATATTGACCCAATGACATTTAATATAGATACATCAAAAATCGAAGAAAAAATAACGGATAAAACAAAAGCAATTTTAGCAGTTCATGTTTTTGGAAATCCCTGTGATATAGAAAAAATAGATGAAATTGCTAAAAAGTATGAGTTAAAAATTATCTATGACGCTGCTCATTGTTTTGATGTTTATTATAAAAAAAAATCAATTTACAAATTAGGAGAAATTTCGATTGCAAGTTTTCACGCAACAAAAGTCTTTCATACTATAGAAGGCGGAGCCTTATTTTCTGATAATAAAGAATTAATAAACCGTGCTAAAAGATTAAGAAACTTTGGTTTTAATGAAAAAATTGAAATAGTAGATAAAGGAATTAATGCAAAAATGAATGAGTTCCAAGCAGCTATGGGATTACTAAATTTGGAAATTGTAGACGAAGAAATTGAAAAACGGAAAAAAAGATTTGAACTTTATAAAGAAAAATTGAAAGGTTTAATTAAATTTCAAAAATTATCAAATTATATAACTAAATATAATTATATATATATGCCTGTATTATTCGAAAATCAGGATATGAGAGATTTAGTATATTTGCAACTTAAAAAAGAAGGTTACAATACTAGGAAATATTTTTTTCCTTCTTTAGATGAAGTATACAATTCGGAAAATCAATGCAGGGTTTCACATAATATTTCTAAAAGAATATTACATTTGCCATTATATGGTGATTTAGAAAATGAAAATATTGAAAGAGTGTGTTCAATAATAGAAAATGTAGCGGGGGTGAATAAATGA
- the rfbA gene encoding glucose-1-phosphate thymidylyltransferase RfbA yields the protein MKGIILSGGRATRLFPATISVSKQLLPVYDKPMIYYPLSILMLAEIRDILVITNPEFLPLYKRLLMDGSHLGITITYKEQTQPRGIADAFLVGEEFIGNSNISLILGDNLVFGQNFGATVRKAAQIKEGAVVFAYPVRNPKAFGVVEFDKTGKAISIEEKPEKPKSNWAIPGLYFYDNQVVDVVKKLKPSLRGELEITDVNKEYLKMGRLNVIPLGRGVAWLDTGTPEGLLEASNFVAAIQKRQGFYISCIEEIAYRMGYITKEQLFELGKKQEKTEYGKYLIELAGE from the coding sequence ATGAAAGGGATAATTCTTTCAGGGGGTCGAGCAACAAGACTTTTTCCTGCAACAATATCAGTTAGTAAACAACTTCTACCAGTATACGATAAACCAATGATATATTATCCACTTTCTATTTTAATGTTAGCTGAAATTAGAGATATTCTTGTTATAACCAATCCGGAATTTTTGCCATTATATAAAAGACTACTTATGGATGGTTCTCATTTAGGAATAACTATAACCTATAAAGAACAAACTCAACCAAGAGGGATTGCTGATGCTTTCTTGGTTGGTGAAGAATTTATAGGTAATTCAAATATAAGTCTTATTTTAGGAGATAATTTAGTTTTTGGTCAGAATTTTGGCGCAACGGTTCGAAAAGCAGCACAAATCAAAGAAGGAGCGGTAGTATTTGCTTATCCAGTTCGAAATCCTAAAGCTTTTGGGGTAGTTGAATTTGATAAAACTGGAAAAGCAATATCAATAGAAGAAAAACCTGAGAAACCAAAGTCAAATTGGGCAATACCAGGACTTTATTTTTACGACAATCAAGTAGTTGATGTAGTTAAAAAATTAAAACCGTCTTTACGTGGGGAATTAGAAATAACAGATGTAAATAAAGAATATCTTAAAATGGGAAGATTAAATGTTATTCCGCTTGGTAGGGGAGTTGCATGGCTTGATACAGGAACACCAGAAGGATTATTAGAAGCTTCAAACTTTGTAGCAGCAATTCAAAAAAGACAAGGTTTTTATATTTCATGTATAGAGGAAATTGCATATAGAATGGGGTATATAACAAAAGAACAATTGTTTGAATTAGGGAAGAAACAGGAAAAAACTGAATATGGGAAATATTTAATTGAATTGGCGGGTGAATAG
- a CDS encoding glycosyltransferase: MNLENLINEKKYNEIIDFFNNTKDKTEKDYIYASIAYYNLGKKNKAINVLKKLLSINPNNLDALFNLSSIYYELKNWNKLKEIALKYYEKDSTDWAINDMLADLWLFEGHFDQAISFLEKAFNNAPQGSESYFKNKINNFKNKFENAKKLPKLSFICAKGLDNFINDIIEGLSNEYWVRKFVVTKNEEIYQAIDWADIVWLEWANEVAIVASNYNKLSGKPAIIRLHSYESLAYYPTKINWNNIDKLILVAEHIKDIIKSYIHNIENLVDIEIIPNGVKIDNIQFTKREKGYNIAWVANISHKKNPPVMLQIIKKLVEKDKRYKLHIAGDFQELRYQIYLKHIVKEMNLENNVIFYGWVENMDEWWKDKNYLLSTSIHEGHPYNIMEGMARGLKPIIHNYYGSKNQWPNELIFNTIDEAINLILDNNYDSIKYREFIENNYSFQVMINKVKKVIASLIDKKNDIKHMLELSYKNPDNFKNNDYILNYYLEKGEIKKFIEFIEYLLINGKLELKQKINYFLRNLYFKFDKYDRFEYLSDNPFIYLEKEGERFLYKYYDKYFNQKHKKDEKIHFLFVLNGLDYFQVLFRFVFEMIINSNNENIEYHILSLLDENSFRNAEYAKNILKKHNIDFFIPKPSNNIEDIIIQYYEYISKVNPDISFYQSLYFAPYGILIYPLLRKISKLIGRQITQDIEPYFDNKLDFIFTVLEDKNIAKNVFLKVPPVNSELINKNKNIKKDYDIPQKNKVIISIGRAIKYYSKNYWNVVKKLSDDIENITFVFFGPTYEGFFKEHIPPKYINNKKILLLGADLNARAYLKSCDYFINSDPNAGGFSFIEAYYANLPIITFVKEYDYSLKGIENRMNTFPMMFYNDALNIFPRLGNYDELYKFAKKIILDEEFKNFVQSKRKIENNELEYKTFVKSFEKYVINLLKKSENNFENS, encoded by the coding sequence ATGAATTTAGAAAATTTAATCAATGAAAAAAAATATAATGAAATTATTGATTTTTTTAATAATACAAAGGATAAAACAGAAAAAGATTATATTTATGCCTCCATAGCTTATTATAATTTAGGTAAAAAAAATAAAGCTATAAATGTTTTAAAAAAATTGTTGTCTATTAATCCAAATAACCTTGACGCATTATTTAATTTATCCAGTATTTATTATGAACTCAAAAATTGGAATAAATTAAAAGAAATTGCTTTAAAATATTATGAAAAAGATTCTACAGACTGGGCTATTAATGATATGCTGGCAGATTTATGGTTATTCGAAGGACATTTTGATCAAGCTATATCCTTTTTAGAGAAAGCTTTTAATAATGCTCCTCAAGGTTCAGAATCTTACTTTAAAAATAAAATAAATAATTTTAAAAACAAGTTTGAAAATGCAAAAAAATTACCAAAATTATCTTTTATTTGTGCCAAAGGACTTGATAATTTTATAAATGATATAATCGAGGGATTATCTAATGAATATTGGGTAAGAAAATTTGTTGTAACTAAAAATGAAGAAATATATCAAGCAATAGATTGGGCTGATATTGTTTGGTTAGAATGGGCAAATGAAGTTGCTATTGTTGCAAGTAATTATAATAAATTATCAGGAAAACCTGCAATTATAAGATTACATAGTTATGAGTCATTAGCTTATTATCCAACAAAAATAAATTGGAATAATATAGATAAATTAATATTAGTTGCTGAACATATTAAAGATATAATAAAATCATATATTCATAATATAGAAAATTTAGTAGATATTGAAATAATTCCTAATGGTGTAAAAATTGATAACATTCAATTTACTAAAAGAGAAAAAGGATATAATATTGCCTGGGTTGCTAATATTTCTCATAAAAAGAATCCTCCAGTGATGCTTCAAATAATAAAAAAACTTGTTGAAAAAGACAAAAGATATAAACTTCATATTGCTGGAGATTTCCAAGAGTTAAGATACCAAATTTATTTAAAACATATTGTTAAAGAAATGAATTTAGAAAATAATGTAATTTTTTATGGTTGGGTAGAAAATATGGATGAATGGTGGAAAGATAAAAATTATCTTCTTTCTACCAGCATTCACGAAGGACACCCTTATAATATTATGGAAGGTATGGCAAGAGGTTTAAAACCAATTATACATAATTATTATGGAAGTAAAAATCAATGGCCTAATGAGTTAATATTCAACACAATAGATGAAGCTATTAATTTGATATTGGATAACAATTATGATTCAATTAAATATAGAGAATTTATTGAAAATAATTACTCTTTTCAAGTAATGATTAATAAAGTAAAAAAGGTAATAGCTTCTTTAATCGATAAAAAAAATGATATAAAGCATATGTTAGAATTATCATATAAAAATCCTGATAATTTCAAAAATAATGACTACATTTTAAATTATTATTTAGAAAAAGGGGAAATAAAAAAATTTATAGAATTTATAGAATATTTATTGATAAACGGAAAACTTGAATTAAAGCAAAAAATCAATTATTTTTTGAGAAATTTATATTTTAAATTTGATAAATATGATAGATTTGAATATTTATCAGATAATCCTTTTATATATTTAGAAAAAGAAGGAGAAAGATTTTTATATAAATATTATGACAAATACTTCAATCAAAAACATAAAAAAGATGAAAAAATACATTTTTTATTTGTTTTAAATGGCTTAGATTATTTTCAAGTATTATTTAGATTCGTTTTTGAAATGATAATTAATAGTAATAACGAAAATATTGAATATCATATTTTAAGTTTATTGGATGAAAATAGTTTTAGAAACGCAGAATATGCAAAAAACATATTAAAAAAACATAATATAGATTTTTTTATTCCAAAACCTTCAAATAACATAGAAGACATAATAATTCAATACTATGAATATATTTCAAAAGTAAATCCTGATATTTCATTTTACCAATCACTATATTTTGCTCCATATGGTATATTAATATATCCTTTATTAAGAAAAATTTCAAAACTAATAGGAAGGCAAATAACTCAAGATATAGAACCTTATTTTGACAATAAATTAGATTTTATTTTTACTGTATTAGAAGATAAAAATATTGCTAAAAATGTATTTCTTAAAGTACCACCAGTAAATTCAGAGTTGATTAATAAAAATAAGAATATAAAAAAAGATTATGATATACCTCAAAAAAATAAAGTTATTATCTCTATAGGACGAGCTATAAAATATTATAGCAAAAATTATTGGAATGTAGTGAAAAAATTGTCAGATGATATAGAAAACATTACTTTTGTATTTTTTGGACCTACATATGAGGGATTTTTTAAAGAACATATCCCTCCAAAATATATAAATAATAAAAAAATACTTTTATTGGGTGCAGATTTAAATGCACGAGCATATTTAAAAAGTTGTGATTATTTTATTAATTCCGATCCAAATGCCGGAGGATTTTCTTTTATTGAAGCTTATTATGCTAATTTACCTATAATAACTTTTGTTAAAGAATATGATTATTCCTTAAAGGGTATAGAAAATAGAATGAATACATTTCCAATGATGTTTTATAATGATGCTTTAAACATTTTCCCAAGATTAGGGAATTATGACGAACTATATAAATTTGCAAAAAAAATTATCCTTGATGAAGAGTTTAAAAATTTTGTTCAATCTAAAAGAAAAATAGAAAACAATGAGTTAGAATACAAAACATTTGTCAAATCATTTGAGAAATATGTTATAAATTTACTAAAAAAATCAGAAAATAATTTTGAAAATTCCTAA
- a CDS encoding TldD/PmbA family protein has protein sequence MLSKELVHEIIATVLKYGGDFAEVFVEKRYTNTFEMKNGDLENASSGNSFGVGIRGFLNTQAVYAYTNDLSRESLLNVAKRVGEALGEIKIKDLTLNLTKEEFENKHIVLLYPEDISKKKKVDIMKRAYHSAKNYSDLIKQVLVRYWEYNQKILVANSEGVFAEDNRVRTRLMISAVAEHNGVMETGFYGPGAGMGFEFFDRIDVEEAGKLAARTATKMVKADPAPAGKLPVVIANEFGGVIFHEAVGHALEATSVAKGASVFAGKLGQKVAAECVSAVDDGTIPNAWGSTNIDDEGTPTRRNLLIEKGVLKGYMIDKLGGRRMNMEPTGSARRQDYTFAPTSRMTNTFILPGDSYPEEIIANTEYGLYAKRMGGGSVNPATGEFNFAVNEGYLIENGKITKPVRGATLIGKGYEIIQKIDMVGNDIARGQGMCGSISGSIPADVGQPTIRVSEIIVGGRNK, from the coding sequence GTGTTAAGTAAAGAATTAGTACATGAGATTATAGCCACTGTTTTAAAATATGGTGGAGATTTTGCAGAAGTATTTGTTGAAAAAAGATATACAAACACTTTTGAAATGAAAAATGGAGATTTAGAAAACGCTAGTTCAGGTAATTCCTTTGGAGTAGGTATAAGGGGATTTTTAAATACACAAGCAGTATATGCATATACTAATGATTTAAGTAGAGAAAGTTTATTAAATGTTGCAAAGAGAGTTGGAGAAGCTTTAGGTGAGATAAAAATAAAAGATTTAACTTTAAACTTAACTAAAGAAGAATTTGAAAATAAGCATATTGTATTATTATATCCTGAAGATATATCAAAGAAGAAAAAAGTAGATATAATGAAAAGAGCATATCATTCAGCGAAAAATTATTCTGATTTAATTAAACAAGTATTAGTGAGATATTGGGAATATAATCAAAAAATATTAGTTGCAAATTCTGAGGGTGTTTTTGCAGAAGATAATAGAGTTAGAACAAGATTGATGATATCTGCAGTAGCTGAACATAATGGCGTTATGGAAACAGGGTTCTATGGACCTGGTGCAGGAATGGGATTTGAATTTTTTGATAGAATTGATGTAGAAGAAGCTGGTAAATTAGCAGCAAGAACAGCAACAAAAATGGTTAAAGCTGATCCAGCTCCAGCAGGTAAATTACCAGTAGTTATAGCAAATGAATTTGGTGGAGTTATATTCCACGAAGCGGTTGGTCATGCATTAGAAGCAACATCTGTAGCAAAAGGTGCTTCAGTGTTTGCAGGAAAATTAGGTCAAAAAGTTGCTGCAGAATGTGTATCTGCAGTAGATGATGGTACAATACCAAATGCTTGGGGTTCAACAAATATAGATGATGAAGGTACTCCAACAAGAAGAAACCTATTAATAGAAAAAGGTGTTCTTAAAGGATATATGATAGATAAACTTGGTGGAAGAAGAATGAATATGGAACCAACAGGTAGTGCAAGAAGACAAGATTATACATTTGCTCCAACATCAAGAATGACAAATACATTTATTTTACCTGGTGATAGTTATCCAGAAGAAATAATTGCAAATACAGAATACGGATTATATGCAAAAAGAATGGGTGGAGGTTCTGTAAATCCAGCAACAGGTGAATTTAATTTTGCTGTAAATGAAGGATATTTAATAGAAAATGGAAAAATCACAAAGCCTGTTAGAGGTGCAACATTAATAGGAAAAGGTTATGAAATAATACAAAAAATAGATATGGTAGGAAATGATATTGCAAGAGGTCAAGGTATGTGTGGATCAATTTCTGGATCCATTCCAGCAGATGTAGGACAACCAACAATAAGGGTATCTGAAATAATAGTTGGGGGGCGAAACAAATGA